A portion of the Limanda limanda chromosome 3, fLimLim1.1, whole genome shotgun sequence genome contains these proteins:
- the tub gene encoding tubby protein homolog codes for MSSKLSSDWIPYSTLDDEGTNLRQQKLDRQRALLEQKQKKKRQEPLMVQSNVDGRSRARRTKQSEEQAPLVESYLSSNSSTIYHVQEAEQEEVKVMADPQPPRSAKKGRASASSTPQTGSDKKERKGKHKGHDGLASQMDDAQVQILTVGHSAAEDTDGEPVMSCTQSQSKQDLRVTMLKKGISSSMNFDEEEDDEDEISSSSSQLNSNTRPGSATSRKSCKEVASAPTPPVSEPAIDVDDLEEFSLRPAPQGVRVKCRITRDKKGMDRGMYPTYYLHLEREDGKKVFLLAGRKRKKSKTSNYLISIDPTDLSRGGESFIGKLRSNLMGTKFTVYDSGLNPMKSTTSLEASNLRQELAAICYETNVLGFKGPRKMSVIIPGMNMDHERVSIRPRNDHESLLARWQNKNTESVIELHNKTPVWNDDTQSYVLNFHGRVTQASVKNFQIIHDNDPDYIVMQFGRVAEDVFTMDYNYPMCALQAFAIALSSFDSKLACE; via the exons ATGAGCTCCAAGCTGTCCTCCGACTGGATTCCTTACAG CACTTTAGACGATGAGGGCACCAACCTCCGGCAGCAGAAACTGGACAGACAG CGAGCGCTCCTGGaacaaaagcagaagaagaagaggcaggAGCCTCTGATGGTCCAGTCCAACGTGGACGGGAGGTCTCGCGCTCGCCGCACCAAACAGAGCGAGGAGCAGGCTCCGCTGGTGGAGTCCTAcctcagcagcaacagcagcaccaTCTACCATG TGCAAGAGGCTgaacaggaggaggtgaaggtgatGGCAGACCCGCAGCCGCCTCGCTCGGCCAAAAAAGGCAGGGCATCGGCCAGCTCCACTCCGCAGACAGGCAGCgacaagaaggagagaaagggaaagcaCAAAGGTCA CGATGGCCTGGCGTCCCAGATGGACGACGCTCAGGTCCAGATCCTGACAGTGGGCCACTCGGCTGCGGAGGACACAGACGGAGAGCCGGTCATGAGCTGCACTCAGTCGCAGAGTAAACAGGACCTGCGCGTCACGATGCTCAAGAAAG GCATATCCAGCAGTATGAATttcgatgaagaggaggacgatgaagatGAAATCAGCTCCAGTTCCTCGCAGCTCAACAGCAACACCAGACCAGGCTCTGCCACAAGCAGGAAGTCATGCAAG gaggtggcCTCAGCACCCACTCCTCCCGTCAGCGAGCCTGCCATCGATGTCGACGACCTTGAGGAGTTTTCTCTGCGACCTGCTCCCCAGGGGGTCCGAGTGAAGTGCAGAATCACCAGAGACAAGAAGGGCATGGACAGAGGCATGTATCCCACCTACTACCTGCATCTGGAGAGGGAGGACGGCAAGAAG GTGTTTCTTTTAGCCGGCCGGAAGAGGAAAAAGAGTAAGACGTCAAATTACCTCATCTCCATCGACCCCACTGATCTGTCCAGAGGTGGAGAGAGCTTCATCGGTAAACTGAG GTCTAACCTCATGGGAACCAAGTTTACCGTGTACGACAGCGGTCTGAACCCGATGAAGAGCACCACCAGCCTGGAAGCGAGTAATCTGCGTCAAGAACTCGCAGCCATTTGCTAT GAAACCAATGTCTTAGGATTCAAAGGACCTCGCAAAATGAGCGTCATAATTCCTGGAATGAACATGGACCATGAGAGAGTTTCTATTCGCCCACGAAAT GACCACGAGTCCCTGCTGGCCAGGTGGCAGAACAAGAACACAGAGAGCGTGATCGAACTCCACAACAAGACGCCCGTGTGGAACGACGACACACAATCCTACGTGCTCAACTTCCATGGCAGAGTCACTCAGGCCTCCGTCAAGAATTTCCAAATCATTCACGACAATGACC ctgacTATATTGTGATGCAGTTTGGCCGTGTGGCAGAAGACGTCTTCACCATGGACTATAACTACCCCATGTGTGCCCTGCAAGCCTTTGCCATCGCCCTCTCCAGCTTCGACAGCAAGTTGGCCTGTGAATAG